In the Flavobacterium sp. 90 genome, TTTCAAGCGAAGAAGAAACACGAAAAACTTATGCAAGTTTATCCAGATATGGCAACGCTTCGCAACCATTGGAGATAATGTTTTGGGGAGCTTTATTCGGACACTTAACAGACAAATTTGGAAATCAATGGATGTTTAATTACGATCCTAACCAAAATCAAAACAACTAATTATCAAAATATTTAATTAAACAATTAAATCTATAACATTATGTCATTTCAAGCATACTTAACAAATATTAAAGCAAAAACAGGAATGGAATCTGATGATTTTAAAAAACTTTCAGATGAAAAAGGATTTTCAGTCAATGGAGAATTAAAACCAGAAATAAAAGCAGGTGAAATTGTTACTTGGTTAAAATCTCATTTTGATTTAGGTCACGGACACGCAATGGCAATATACGCACTTCTAAAAGGGATTAGAAAGTAAACCTATTAAAAATAAAAACACAAACTCTCACTAAACAAAAAAGCTGCCTCGATTGGAGACAGCTTTTTATTTTTATTAAAAAAGTATTAGATTTTATCTTTCATAATCTCTTCTACAATTTCAGGATTCAATAATGTTGAAGTATCTCCAAAATTAGAAAAATCTCCTTCTGCTATTTTACGCAAAATTCTACGCATGATTTTTCCTGAGCGTGTTTTTGGTAAACCAGACACAAACTGAATTTTATCTAATTTTGCGATTGGTCCAATATGGTCAGAAATATATTGATTGATCTCTTTTGTTAAGTTAGTTCTATCTCTAACTTCCCCAGTTTCTTTCAGGATTACAAAACCGTATAATGCATTTCCTTTAATATCGTGTGGAAATCCAACAATTGCAGATTCTGCAACTGCTGGATGCTCGTTGATCGCATCTTCAATTGGAGCTGTTCCTAAATTATGTCCTGAAACAATTACAACATCATCTACTCTACCGGTGATTCTGTAATATCCAACTTCATCTCTCAATGCACCGTCTCCTGTGAAATATTTTCCAGGGAAAGCAGAGAAATAAGTGTCTTTGTAACGTTGGTGATCTCCCCAGATAGTTCTGGCGATTCCAGGCCACGGAAATTTAATACATAAACTTCCAACAACTTGGTTTCCTTCGATTTCATTGCGTTTTTCATCCATTAAAACAGGCTGAATTCCCGGTAATGGCAAAGTTGCGTATGTTGGTTTTGTTGGCGTTACAAAAGCAATTGGAGAAATCATGATTCCGCCAGTTTCTGTTTGCCACCAAGTATCAACCACCGGACATCTTTTATCTCCAACGTGGTCATTGAACCAGTGCCAAGCTTCTTCGTTGATTGGTTCTCCAACAGATCCAATAACTTTTAATGATTTAAGTGGGTATTTTTGAATGTAATCTAAACTTTCTTTTGCTAACGAACGAATTGCCGTTGGCGCTGTATAGAATTGTGTGATTTTATGTTTTTCGATAATATCCCAAAAACGGCTAAAATCAGGATAAGACGGAACTCCTTCGAAAATTACGGTTGTTCCTCCATTCAATAATGGTCCGTATAATATATAAGAGTGACCTGTAATCCAACCAATATCTGCTGTACACCAGAAAATATCATTTTCTTCGTGGCTGAAAACATTTTTAAAAGTATATGCTGTATAAACCATATATCCAGCTGTAGTATGCACCATTCCTTTTGGTTTTCCTGTAGAACCAGAAGTATACAAGATAAACAAAGGATCTTCGGCATCCATAATTTCAGCTACACTATTGTCTAAAGCTGTATCCAATAGAGGTTGTAACCATTGGTCACGTCCTTCTTTCATTTTTATATCAGTATTGGTTCTTTTTACAACCAAAACCTGAGAAACAGATGGGCAAGTTTCTAATGCTTCATCAACGATTCCTTTTAGATCAATTGTTTTGTTTCCTCTGTAACCTCCATCAGATGTAATAACCATTTTAGATTCACAGTCATTAATTCTGGCAGAAACTGCTGAAGCTGAGAAACCAGCAAAAACAACAGAGTGAATTGCTCCAATTCTCGCACATGCCAAAACTGAAACCGCCAATTCCGGAATCATTGGTAAATAAATACAAACTCTGTCTCCTTTACGAACACCTTGCTCACGCAAAACATTTGCCATTTTTGAAACGCGCTCGTATAATTCATTATATGTTATATGTAAAGCTTCTTCAGAAGGATCATTCGGTTCAAAAATAATTGCCGTTTTTTCGCCTCTTTTGCTTAAATGTCTATCGATACAGTTTTTAGTAATATTAACTTTAGCTTCAGTAAACCATTTTACTTCGGCATCAGCCATATTAAAATCAACTACTTTATCCCATTGTTGATACCAAGTGAAATTTTCCTCAGCTATTTTTCCCCAAAATTTCCTTGGTTCTCTTATTGACTTATTGTAATGTTTAAAATATTGTTCTAAATTTTCAATTTTATAATAACTCATATGTTTTTGGAATTTTTTTTATAAATGTATTAAATATCAACGTATTCTTAAAATTATTTAATTCATAAATTTCAGCAAAAAAAAACACATATTAAAAAAAATATCCTTTTTTTCTACCTATAATATAATTTTTCCGTTTTTGAAGTAAAATTACATATTGCAAAAAAGGCGCAATAAATAAATACTACGCCTTTTTAATTTTAACAATTTCAATAACAATTAATTTTGTAATTCTGCATTACAATGCTTTACACTATTTTGAAAATAGCAGCAGCTTTATTAATTAAAAATGAAACTTCAGCAAGTATATTTTTCTCAAAACATACTCCCTTATTTAGGGATTAGCTTCACTTAACTTACTTACTCACAGAAGTTAAGTGAATGCAGAATGCATCTATATCCAATTTTTCTTAATAAGTGCTTACTAATTCAAAATATTATATAAAAAGAGATACAGTGCAAAATCCCATCACACCCGAATGTGTGGTAATTCCTAATTTATTATCCAATTTTTTTCATTGCAGTCATAGATTCTCTCAACCATGCTCCTACTTCTTCGATAGGATGTTGACGAATTTCTTTGTTTACTGCTATTAAAACAGCATTATCTACACCGTTTGAAGTCGAAAATGGTTTTCCTATAATATTAGTTTCAACTGTTTTCATAAACTCAGTCAATAATGGTTTACAAGCATGGTCAAATAAATAACAACCATATTCTGCAGTATCCGAAATAACACGGTTCATTTCAAATAATTTCTTTCTTGCAATTGTGTTAGCAATCAAAGGCAATTCGTGTAATGATTCATAATAAGCTGATTCTTCGATAATTCCAGCTTCTGTCATAGTTTCAAAAGCCAGTTCTACACCCGCTTTAACCATAGCAATCATTAAAACTCCATTGTCAAAATATTCCTGCTCAGAAATTGGAGCTTCTTGTGGTGCTGTTTTCTCGAAATTCGTTTCTCCTGTTGCAGCTCTCCATTTTAATAAATTTACATCGTCATTAGCCCAGTCGATCATCATTGTTCTTGAGAATTCTCCAGAAATAATATCATCTTGGTGTTTTTGAAATAACGGACGCATAATGTCTTTTAATTCTTCTGCAATTTCATAAGCTTCGATTTTTGCAGGATTAGAAAGACGATCTAACATATTGGTGATTCCACCATGTTTCAAAGCTTCTGTGATAGTTTCCCATCCGTATTGAATTAATTTTGAAGCATATGCAGGATCGATTCCTTTTTCTACCATTTTATCAAAACATAAAATAGAACCCGTTTGCAATAATCCGCAAAGGATAGTTTGCTCACCCATTAAATCTGATTTTACTTCAGCAACAAATGATGATTTTAAAACTCCTGCTTTATGTCCTCCAGTTGCTACAGCATAAGCTTTTGCCTGATCTAAACCAAAAGCGTTTGGATCATTTTCAGGGTGAACTGCAATTAAAGTTGGTACACCAAATCCTCTTTTGTATTCTTCACGAACCTCAGAACCAGGGCATTTAGGAGCACACATAATAACTGTGATATCTTTACGAATCTGCATTCCTTCTTCAACAATATTAAAACCGTGAGAATATGATAATGTCGATCCTTGTTTCATTAATGGCATAATGGCAGTAACTACAGCAGTGTGTTGTTTATCCGGAGTTAAGTTACAAACTACGTCAGCAGTTGGAATTAATTCTTCATAAGTACCTACTTTAAAACCGTTTTCAGTAGCATTTTTATAAGAAGCTCTTTTTTCAGCGATTGCATCTGCACGCAATGCATACGAAATATCCAAACCAGAATCTCTCATGTTCAAACCTTGATTTAAACCTTGTGCACCACAACCTACGATGACAACTTTTTTTCCTGCAAGTGCAGCAATTCCGTCTGAAAATTCAGATTGCTCCATAAATTCGCAAACTCCTAATTGTTCTAATTGTAATCTAAGTGGTAATGTGTTGAAATAATTTGCCATTCTTTTTTAATATTTAATGATGTTGTAATTTAATAATTGATTAATATGTATAAAATGATACTATTTGAATGTTTCTAATAAAGTCGAAATTTCCATTTTTTCTTTAGAAACTGATATTCTTCCTGAACGTACAAATTGCATAATCCCGTAAGGTTTAAACTTTTCATATAATTCTTCTATTTCAGAACGTCTTCCTGATTTTGAAATCACAAAGAAATCACGAGAAACAGTTACAATTGTTGATTGGCTGTCTTTGATGATATTCTGAATTTGTTTCTCATCGAATAACAAACTTGAAGCAATTTTGAACAATGCATTTTCCAAATAAATCGTCTCTTCATCTGTGTGATAAAAAGCTTTAATCACTTCGATTTGTTTTTCAATTTGTCCTACGATATTCTGAACCCATTTCTCTGTTGTATTTACTACAATGATAAATCTTGAAACATTCTCAATTTCTGATTCTGAAACGTTTAAACTTAATATATTAATGTGACGCTTTAAGAATATTCCTGATATTCTATTCAATAAGCCCACGTTATTTTCTGAATATACCGATATGGTAAATGTTTTATCTTCCATTTTTGTTTTTTAGTTTTATTTGTTTCAATCCCGATAGCTATCGGGATTGAAACATGAAACTTTTTCTTTAGCTTAATCTAATTTCAGAAACACAAGCTCCTGTTGGAATCATTGGAAAAACGTTGTTTTCCTTTTCTACCATAACTTCTAAGAAATAAGAATCTTTTGAAGCCATCATTTCTGCGACAGCTGCATCAAGATCTTCTCTTTGTGTTACTTTTTTAGATTTAATATGATATCCTTCGGCAATAGCGACAAAATTTGGATTAATCATTTTTGTTGAAGCATATCTGTTATCAAAAAATAATTCTTGCCATTGACGCACCATTCCTAAAAACTCATTGTTTAGCACAACAATTTTTACCGGAACTTGCGTTTGGAAAATAGTCCCTAATTCCTGAATTGTCATCTGGAAACCTCCATCACCAATAATCGCAACAACTTCGCGCTCTGGTTTTCCCATTTTGGCTCCAATTGCAGCTGGTAAAGCAAATCCCATTGTTCCTAAACCTCCTGAAGTAATATTACTTTTGGTTGAATTAAATTTAGCATAACGACAAGCAAACATTTGGTGTTGACCAACATCTGAAACAATTATTGCATCACCTTTTGAGTGTTTATTAATCATTTCAAGTGTTTCTCCCATCGAAATTCCTTTACCATTCGTTGGGTTTAATTCTTCATTAATAACCGTTTCAACTTCGATTTTGTATAATTCTTTAAATTCATTATGCCACAAATCATGTGATTTTGCATCAATTAATGGCAATATTGCGTTCAAAGCTTCCTTTACATCCCCTAAAACGGCAACTTCTGTTTTTACGTTTTTATCAACTTCGGCAGGATCAATTTCAAAGTGAATTACTTTTGCCTGTTTGGCATATGTACTTAATTTACCTGTAACGCGGTCGTCAAAACGCATTCCCAACGCAATTAAAACATCACATTCATTGGTTAATAAATTTGGACCGTAATTCCCATGCATTCCAAGCATACCAACGTTTAACGGATGATCTGTTGGCAAAGCCGAAAGTCCTAAAATAGTCCAACCCGCAGGTACTCCTGATTTTTCGATAAAAGCTTTTAATTGTTCTTCGGCCTGACCGAGAATAATTCCCTGACCAAAAACAATAAAAGGTTTTTTAGCACTGTTAATTAAAGCAGCAGCTTCGGCCACTTTATCTAAATTTAGCTTTGGAACCGGAACATAACTTCTAATTCCTGTACATTTTTCATAGCTAAAATCAAACTCATCAAATTGAGCATTTTTTGTAATATCAATCAAAACCGGACCCGGACGTCCAGAACGCGCAATATAGAAGGCTTTTGCAATAATTTCCGGAATTTGAGAAGCTTCAGTAATCTGAAAATTCCATTTGGTTACCGGAGTCGAAATTCCGATAATATCCGTTTCCTGAAAAGCATCAGAACCTAATAAATGTCTGCCTACTTGTCCTGTAATACAAACTAGCGGGGTTGAATCTATCTGAGCATCAGCGATTCCTGTAACTAAATTTGTTGCTCCCGGTCCAGAAGTTGCAATCGCAACTCCTACTTTTCCTGTAGCTCTTGCATAACCTTGAGCTGCATGTGTTGCACCTTGTTCGTGACGTACTAAAACGTGGTGTAACTGATCTTGAAATTTATATAATTCGTCGTAAACCGGCATGATTGCTCCACCTGGATAACCATAAACCAAGTCTACTCCTTCTTCTAACAAACATCTTATAACGGCTTCTGCCCCTGATATTCTCATAGTATATTTTTTTTATCAATTGCAAATTCAATTAAAATTGCAATTGATTTTTGATATGTTTTGTAAATTAATTATCGGTAACGCAACCTGTAGAAGCGCTTGAAACCGATCTCGCATATTTAAGTAAAACTCCTTTTGTAACTTTTAACGGTGGCTGAACCCAAGCCGCTTTTCTTGCTGCAAATTCTTCGTCAGATATTTTCAGGTTGATTGTATTATTTACAGCATCGATTGCGATTAAATCTCCATCTTTTACTAAAGCAATACCACCACCATCATAAGCCTCTGGTGTGATGTGTCCTACGACAAAGCCATGTGAACCTCCAGAGAATCTACCGTCTGTGATAAGAGCACAAGTGCTACCTAATCCGGCTCCGATAATTGCAGATGTAGGCTTCAACATTTCAGGCATCCCCGGACCACCTTTTGGTCCACAATACCTGATGACGACTACATTACCTGGTTTTATTTTTCCGGCCTCAAGACCTGGAATTACTTCAAATTCTCCTTCAAAAACTACAGCAGGTCCTTCAAAATATTCTCCTTCTTTTCCGCTGATTTTTGCTACTGCTCCTTCCGAAGCAAGGTTTCCGTATAAAACCTGAATATTTCCTGTTGGTTTCAACGCTTTTTGAATTTCATGAATTACTTCTTGTCCGTCTTGTAAATCCGGAGTCGAAGCTAGATTTTCAGCAACTGTTTTTCCTGTTACAGTCAAACAATCTCCGTGAATCAATCCTACTTTTAGTAAATATTTCATTACTGAAGGAATTCCTCCTACTTCATGAATATCTTCCATCATATATTTACCACTTGGTTTCATGTCGGCAAGAACCGGAGTTCTGTCATTAATAGCCTGAAAATCATCCAGCGTAATTGTAATACCAACAGAATGTGCCATTGCAATTAAGTGCATAACTGCATTTGTAGAACCTCCTAAAACTGCTACAATTGTAATAGCATTTTCAAAAGCTTTACGAGTCATGATATCTTTTGGCTTAATATCTTTTTCTAATAAAATTTTAATTGCAGCTCCTGCAGCAAGACATTCGTCTCTTTTTGCCTGGCTTAAAGCAGGGTTTGAAGAACTGTATGGCAAACTCATTCCTAATGCTTCAATTGCCGAAGACATTGTATTTGCAGTATACATTCCTCCACAAGCACCAGCTCCGGGACATGCATTTTGGATAACTCCTTTAAAATCTTCCGGAGTAATTTCTCCTTTTACTTTTTTTCCTAAAGCTTCAAAAGCAGAAACAATATTTAGCGTTTCTCCTTTCCATTTTCCAGAGTGAATTGAACCTCCGTAAACCATAAGAGACGGGCGATTTAATCTTCCCATAGCGATTAAAGCTCCGGGCATATTTTTATCACAACCAGGAATCGCAATAATACTATCATACCATTGTGCTCCTGCAACTGTCTCGATAGAATCTGCAATTACATCACGAGAAACTAATGAATAACGCATTCCTTCAGTTCCGTTTGAAATTCCGTCACTGACACCAATGGTATTAAAAATAAGTCCGACCAGATTTACATCCCAAACACCTTTTTTAACATCTTTTGCTAAATCGTTTAAGTGCATATTACAAGTGTTACCATCGTAACCCATGCTCACAATACCAACTTGTGCTTTTTTTAAATCTTCTTCAGTTAAACCAATACCATACAACATCGCTTGCGCCGCAGGTTGTGTTTGATCTTGAGTGATGGTTTTGCTGTACTTATTTAATTCCATTATTGTGTTATTTATTTTAATTTTTATTCAAAAAAAAACCTTCCAATATTTGGAAGGTTTGTAATATAGTTTTTCAATTATATTTATACCATTCCCGATGCAGATGTGCTAAACACATTGACAACAACGACAGAAGTAATAATAATTGAGATTTGCATCTTTATTTTTTTAGTGTCACAAAAGTATGAAAACTTATAGGACTAAAAAAATAAAATCTCAACATTTTACATACTTCTTGTTATTTAATTCATTATTTTAATAAAAAACCTAAACTATTGTAGATTGACCTATGCTTACATTGTCATTATTGAAATAAAGTAGATCATCTTTGCTAAAAATGAAATTAGAAACAAACTCCCCTACTTCATTTGTACCAAATTTTGAATCCGGTTTTAAATCAACCGTAACAACTTTATATTCAATTGCTTTTTCAACAGCTTTATAAATTATGTTTGCTTCTGTAAACAATCCAAAATGCTCTAACAACATTGCTGCTGATAAAATTGAAGCAATTGGATTAGCAATATTTTTTCCTTTTGCTTGTGGATAAGAACCGTGAATTGGCTCAAACAAAGCATTTTTTTCTCCCAAAGAAGCTGAAGCTAATAATCCGATAGAACCTGTAATTACACTTGCTTCATCTGATAAAATATCTCCAAATAAATTCTCTGTCAAAATCACATCAAATTGTTTTGGGTTTAAGATAATCTGCATTGCTGCATTATCTACAAACAAAAAGTCTAAAGCAACATCCGGATAACCTTCGCTTACTTTTTGAACAACTTTTCTCCACAATCTTGAAGTTTCCAAAACATTTGCTTTGTCAACCATTGTTAATTTTTTGCGTCGATTTTGTGCTGATTTAAAAGCTAAATGTGCAATTCTTGTAATTTCTTCTTCTGAATATTCACATAAATCTGAAGCGTGAGTTCCTTCTTCATTTAGAGTTTTTGCTCCAAAATAAGCTCCGCCTGTTAATTCTCTGAAAATAGTAAAATCAGCGCCTTCGATAATTTCTCTTTTTAAAGGAGAAGCATCAAGCAATGATTTATAAGGTTTTATAGGACGAATATTAGCAAACAAGCCCAATTCTTTACGAAGCTTCAATAATCCTTGCTCCGGACGAACTTTTGCATTTGGATTATTATCATATTTAGGATCTCCAATTGCGCCAAACAAAACTGCATCTGTATTCAAACACAAATTCAAAGTTTGCTCCGGCAACGGACTTCCTGTTTTATCGATAGCGATCGCTCCCATAAGCGCCTCTTCAAAAACAAATTCATGATTATACACTTCGCCTATGGCGTATAAAGCTTTCTTGGCTTGTAAAATTACCTCAGGTCCAATTCCGTCTCCAGGTAAAACTGCTATTTTCAAATTCATAACGTCTCGTTCTTTATGTATTTAAATCCTAATATTATCTATTATCTATTATCTATTTTCTTTACTCTTTATTCTTTACTCTTTACTCTTCCTTCTATTCTCTATCCTCTTTATTCTATCTTCTCTCCTCAAAACTAGCTTCTAATCAACTCATCCTGAATTTTAG is a window encoding:
- the ilvN gene encoding acetolactate synthase small subunit, translating into MEDKTFTISVYSENNVGLLNRISGIFLKRHINILSLNVSESEIENVSRFIIVVNTTEKWVQNIVGQIEKQIEVIKAFYHTDEETIYLENALFKIASSLLFDEKQIQNIIKDSQSTIVTVSRDFFVISKSGRRSEIEELYEKFKPYGIMQFVRSGRISVSKEKMEISTLLETFK
- a CDS encoding DUF4287 domain-containing protein, whose protein sequence is MSFQAYLTNIKAKTGMESDDFKKLSDEKGFSVNGELKPEIKAGEIVTWLKSHFDLGHGHAMAIYALLKGIRK
- the ilvB gene encoding biosynthetic-type acetolactate synthase large subunit, with translation MRISGAEAVIRCLLEEGVDLVYGYPGGAIMPVYDELYKFQDQLHHVLVRHEQGATHAAQGYARATGKVGVAIATSGPGATNLVTGIADAQIDSTPLVCITGQVGRHLLGSDAFQETDIIGISTPVTKWNFQITEASQIPEIIAKAFYIARSGRPGPVLIDITKNAQFDEFDFSYEKCTGIRSYVPVPKLNLDKVAEAAALINSAKKPFIVFGQGIILGQAEEQLKAFIEKSGVPAGWTILGLSALPTDHPLNVGMLGMHGNYGPNLLTNECDVLIALGMRFDDRVTGKLSTYAKQAKVIHFEIDPAEVDKNVKTEVAVLGDVKEALNAILPLIDAKSHDLWHNEFKELYKIEVETVINEELNPTNGKGISMGETLEMINKHSKGDAIIVSDVGQHQMFACRYAKFNSTKSNITSGGLGTMGFALPAAIGAKMGKPEREVVAIIGDGGFQMTIQELGTIFQTQVPVKIVVLNNEFLGMVRQWQELFFDNRYASTKMINPNFVAIAEGYHIKSKKVTQREDLDAAVAEMMASKDSYFLEVMVEKENNVFPMIPTGACVSEIRLS
- the ilvC gene encoding ketol-acid reductoisomerase, whose protein sequence is MANYFNTLPLRLQLEQLGVCEFMEQSEFSDGIAALAGKKVVIVGCGAQGLNQGLNMRDSGLDISYALRADAIAEKRASYKNATENGFKVGTYEELIPTADVVCNLTPDKQHTAVVTAIMPLMKQGSTLSYSHGFNIVEEGMQIRKDITVIMCAPKCPGSEVREEYKRGFGVPTLIAVHPENDPNAFGLDQAKAYAVATGGHKAGVLKSSFVAEVKSDLMGEQTILCGLLQTGSILCFDKMVEKGIDPAYASKLIQYGWETITEALKHGGITNMLDRLSNPAKIEAYEIAEELKDIMRPLFQKHQDDIISGEFSRTMMIDWANDDVNLLKWRAATGETNFEKTAPQEAPISEQEYFDNGVLMIAMVKAGVELAFETMTEAGIIEESAYYESLHELPLIANTIARKKLFEMNRVISDTAEYGCYLFDHACKPLLTEFMKTVETNIIGKPFSTSNGVDNAVLIAVNKEIRQHPIEEVGAWLRESMTAMKKIG
- the acs gene encoding acetate--CoA ligase; translated protein: MSYYKIENLEQYFKHYNKSIREPRKFWGKIAEENFTWYQQWDKVVDFNMADAEVKWFTEAKVNITKNCIDRHLSKRGEKTAIIFEPNDPSEEALHITYNELYERVSKMANVLREQGVRKGDRVCIYLPMIPELAVSVLACARIGAIHSVVFAGFSASAVSARINDCESKMVITSDGGYRGNKTIDLKGIVDEALETCPSVSQVLVVKRTNTDIKMKEGRDQWLQPLLDTALDNSVAEIMDAEDPLFILYTSGSTGKPKGMVHTTAGYMVYTAYTFKNVFSHEENDIFWCTADIGWITGHSYILYGPLLNGGTTVIFEGVPSYPDFSRFWDIIEKHKITQFYTAPTAIRSLAKESLDYIQKYPLKSLKVIGSVGEPINEEAWHWFNDHVGDKRCPVVDTWWQTETGGIMISPIAFVTPTKPTYATLPLPGIQPVLMDEKRNEIEGNQVVGSLCIKFPWPGIARTIWGDHQRYKDTYFSAFPGKYFTGDGALRDEVGYYRITGRVDDVVIVSGHNLGTAPIEDAINEHPAVAESAIVGFPHDIKGNALYGFVILKETGEVRDRTNLTKEINQYISDHIGPIAKLDKIQFVSGLPKTRSGKIMRRILRKIAEGDFSNFGDTSTLLNPEIVEEIMKDKI
- the ilvD gene encoding dihydroxy-acid dehydratase translates to MELNKYSKTITQDQTQPAAQAMLYGIGLTEEDLKKAQVGIVSMGYDGNTCNMHLNDLAKDVKKGVWDVNLVGLIFNTIGVSDGISNGTEGMRYSLVSRDVIADSIETVAGAQWYDSIIAIPGCDKNMPGALIAMGRLNRPSLMVYGGSIHSGKWKGETLNIVSAFEALGKKVKGEITPEDFKGVIQNACPGAGACGGMYTANTMSSAIEALGMSLPYSSSNPALSQAKRDECLAAGAAIKILLEKDIKPKDIMTRKAFENAITIVAVLGGSTNAVMHLIAMAHSVGITITLDDFQAINDRTPVLADMKPSGKYMMEDIHEVGGIPSVMKYLLKVGLIHGDCLTVTGKTVAENLASTPDLQDGQEVIHEIQKALKPTGNIQVLYGNLASEGAVAKISGKEGEYFEGPAVVFEGEFEVIPGLEAGKIKPGNVVVIRYCGPKGGPGMPEMLKPTSAIIGAGLGSTCALITDGRFSGGSHGFVVGHITPEAYDGGGIALVKDGDLIAIDAVNNTINLKISDEEFAARKAAWVQPPLKVTKGVLLKYARSVSSASTGCVTDN
- the leuB gene encoding 3-isopropylmalate dehydrogenase; the encoded protein is MNLKIAVLPGDGIGPEVILQAKKALYAIGEVYNHEFVFEEALMGAIAIDKTGSPLPEQTLNLCLNTDAVLFGAIGDPKYDNNPNAKVRPEQGLLKLRKELGLFANIRPIKPYKSLLDASPLKREIIEGADFTIFRELTGGAYFGAKTLNEEGTHASDLCEYSEEEITRIAHLAFKSAQNRRKKLTMVDKANVLETSRLWRKVVQKVSEGYPDVALDFLFVDNAAMQIILNPKQFDVILTENLFGDILSDEASVITGSIGLLASASLGEKNALFEPIHGSYPQAKGKNIANPIASILSAAMLLEHFGLFTEANIIYKAVEKAIEYKVVTVDLKPDSKFGTNEVGEFVSNFIFSKDDLLYFNNDNVSIGQSTIV